A stretch of the Aspergillus puulaauensis MK2 DNA, chromosome 6, nearly complete sequence genome encodes the following:
- a CDS encoding dynactin subunit 2 (COG:Z;~EggNog:ENOG410PGGR;~InterPro:IPR028133;~PFAM:PF04912;~go_component: GO:0005869 - dynactin complex [Evidence IEA];~go_process: GO:0007017 - microtubule-based process [Evidence IEA]) translates to MAFNKKYAGLPDLDLAPDIYETPDLTDEASTVPTATIRTASNADDVGSDSDIDQDPVNADEARSHFLGATVDARRVNFSDSIATKRKSYKSKSRQRRKNSIAEGEESDSENESLERRLARLQREVEELKDEMATSQQPDAETSNLPDEAKGTLDDGVEKLSQALDNLYASSRGASQPNSAAALISQKLASNPSTQVADISGSQIKAAARRTDYETTGPAAGILSHAAAFDARLALIESAMGISTSSNPFISEGTSDSPLQPVLPALDHLTSRLSTLMTLLVGPSPVPAAPTTSVPANSAAVTTPHLELLSTRVRKLTTDAEALASARKRALDSAKAAQNSRIARTASELSISGSPIEPEQTAAQRDEQATKIQALYATLPTIQSLHPILPSVLERLRSLRAIHAGAAQASESLDELEKRQADMAGEIEQWKEGLKAVEEKMGQGESALKSNIELVEPWVRDLEKRMERLEAGN, encoded by the exons GACCTTGCTCCCGATATCTACGAGACCCCCGACCTAACAGACGAAGCCTCCACGGTCCCG ACAGCAACGATTCGCACAGCCTCAAATGCAGACGATGTCGGTTCCGACTCGGATATTGACCAAGACCCTGTCAACGCGGACGAAGCGCGCTCCCACTTTCTCGGAGCCACCGTCGACGCCCGTCGTGTGAACTTCTCAGACAGCATTGCTACGAAGCGAAAGTCTTACAAAAGTAAGAGCCGGCAGAGGCGGAAGAACAGTATcgcggagggtgaggaaAGTGATAGCGAGAATGAGAGTTTGGAACGGAGACTGGCGCGCTTGCAGCGCGAAGTGGAGGAATtgaaggatgagatggcTACCTCTCAACAACCGGATGCGGAGACCAGCAACCTCCCAGACGAGGCTAAAGGGACACTAgatgatggcgtcgagaAACTCAGTCAGGCACTAGACAACCTCTACGCCTCGTCCCGGGGAGCGTCCCAACCTAATTCGGCGGCCGCCTTGATATCCCAGAAGCTTGCATCAAACCCCTCGACACAGGTAGCGGATATTAGCGGCTCCCAGATTAAAGCTGCAGCAAGGAGGACTGACTATGAAACGACCGgtcctgctgctggcatCCTCTCACACGCTGCAGCTTTCGATGCTCGACTTGCTCTTATTGAATCAGCAATGGGAATTTccacctcctcaaaccccttCATCTCCGAGGGAACCTCGGACTCCCCACTCCAGCCAGTCCTTCCAGCCCTTGATCACCTCACCTCCCGCCTCTCAACCCTCATGACCCTACTCGTCGGCCCGAGCCCTGTTCCCGCGGCCCCAACAACGAGCGTACCCGCAAACTCAGCCGCCGTCACAACCCCGCACCTCGAGCTGCTTTCCACGCGGGTCAGGAAACTTACAACAGACGCTGAGGCCCTAGCGTCAGCGCGCAAACGCGCGCTCGACTCCGCGAAAGCAGCGCAGAACTCCCGCATCGCCCGCACAGCGTCCGAACTCTCTATCTCTGGCTCCCCCATCGAGCCCGAGCAAACCGCCGCTCAGCGCGACGAGCAAGCAACTAAGATCCAAGCTCTATACGCTACCCTCCCAACTATCCAATCTCTTCACCCAATTCTTCCCAGTGTTCTGGAACGTCTACGCTCTCTCCGCGCTATCCATGCCGGGGCTGCGCAAGCGTCTGAATCACTGGACGAGCTAGAAAAACGTCAAGCCGATATGGCGGGAGAGATTGAACAGTGGAAGGAAGGGCTGAAGGCcgttgaggagaagatgggccAGGGTGAATCCGCGCTGAAGAGTAATATTGAGCTTGTTGAGCCGTGGGTTCGCGATctggagaagagaatggAGCGGTTGGAAGCAGGAAATTAA
- the ALG12 gene encoding dolichyl-P-Man:Man(7)GlcNAc(2)-PP-dolichol alpha-1,6-mannosyltransferase (CAZy:GT22;~COG:G;~EggNog:ENOG410PI08;~InterPro:IPR005599,IPR039485;~PFAM:PF03901;~TransMembrane:10 (o6-25i97-115o127-144i151-169o181-210i222-242o278-298i305-322o328-350i357-382o);~go_component: GO:0005788 - endoplasmic reticulum lumen [Evidence IEA];~go_function: GO:0016757 - transferase activity, transferring glycosyl groups [Evidence IEA];~go_function: GO:0052824 - dolichyl-pyrophosphate Man7GlcNAc2 alpha-1,6-mannosyltransferase activity [Evidence IEA];~go_process: GO:0006488 - dolichol-linked oligosaccharide biosynthetic process [Evidence IEA]), translating to MLRDVGYLLLLVSLPALVVLHLWIAPYTKVEESFHIQAIHDIETYGIPTANVKNTLQAEYDHFEFPGAVPRTFAGAVALSGLSTPVIWLKPDIDRQFVARAILGLFNALSLLYFASGLRRAAGRTAAVWYLLFQASQFHVIYYASRTLSNMFAFGMTTFALASLLPEPVNLSTYRKRSRIALYLITIAGIVFRAELALFLATHTAFLFALGRISIQREIIPAGILGLLLGLSITLPGDSFFWQQFPLWPELAAFKFNVLAGQASAWGTHPWHYYLTNALPRLLMNPLTYLIGIPVSLVQPATRRIAISMLLPSLAYIFIYSAQPHKEWRFIVYTIPPLTAVAALGASYIWTHRTKSILYRFFSLGMIISTLASCLLSTFVLLPASSANYPGAHALNSLHTHVYNSAPKSSNQPIPVSVHLGNLACQTGVTRFLQHPHPSQRDVLHSSISWTYDKSDPLASQSNKPTFWSRFDYVLLEPAEADALVSLSGSGTEYAHASTYAWKTVDSITGFAGLRVLKQGEEAAGVVEEGILRAILGPKADELGVVGLWENIRDGLRRVVTKGWWVEVRTEERIRILARVR from the exons ATGTTGAGAGATGTTG GTTATCTGCTGTTGCTCGTTTCTCTCCCGGCGCTGGTCGTCCTGCATTTGTGGATTGCTCCATACACTAAGGTAGAGGAGTCATTTCATATCCAAGCCATACATGACATTGAGACGTATGGAATTCCCACAGCCAATGTTAAGAATACGCTGCAAGCAGAATATGATCATTTTGAATTCCCGGGGGCTGTTCCCAGGACATTTGCTGGGGCTGTCGCGCTCTCCGGCCTTTCGACTCCAGTTATCTGGTTGAAGCCTGATATCGACCGGCAGTTTGTAG CCCGCGCCATCTTAGGCTTATTCAATGCCCTCTCGCTCCTCTATTTTGCCAGTGGCTTACGCCGCGCGGCTGGGAggactgctgctgtctgGTACCTCCTGTTCCAAGCAAGCCAGTTCCATGTCATCTACTATGCTTCGCGGACGTTGTCAAATATGTTTGCATTTGGCATGACTACATTCGCTTTGGCATCCCTCCTTCCCGAGCCGGTAAATTTAAGTACATATCGCAAACGCAGCAGGATAGCTCTATACCTGATCACAATCGCGGGTATCGTCTTTCGTGCGGAGCTGGCGCTCTTCCTGGCTACTCATACCGCTTTCCTCTTTGCCCTGGGCCGCATTAGCATCCAGCGCGAGATAATACCAGCAGGAATCTTGGGCCTCTTACTGGGCTTGTCCATAACCCTACCCGGGGACTCATTCTTCTGGCAGCAGTTTCCGCTTTGGCCAGAGCTCGCAGCATTCAAGTTCAACGTCCTCGCTGGTCAGGCTTCCGCCTGGGGCACCCATCCATGGCACTACTACCTAACCAATgctctccctcgccttcttaTGAACCCCCTAACCTACCTTATCGGCATTCCCGTGTCCTTAGTCCAACCTGCAACACGCCGCATCGCCATTTCCATGCTCCTACCATCGCTCGCCTACATTTTCATTTACTCTGCCCAACCCCACAAAGAATGGCGCTTCATCGTCTACACAATCCCGCCCTTAACCGCCGTCGCAGCCCTAGGCGCGTCCTACATCTGGACGCACAGAACTAAATCCATCCTCTaccgcttcttctccctaGGAATGATCATCTCAACACTCGCGTCGTGCCTTCTTTCTAccttcgtcctcctcccagccTCGTCTGCAAATTACCCAGGCGCGCACGCCCTCAACTCACTTCACACCCATGTATACAACTCAGCCCCGAAGTCCAGCAACCAACCAATCCCCGTCTCTGTTCACCTAGGTAACCTCGCCTGCCAAACAGGCGTTACCCGCTTCCTGCAACATCCCCACCCCAGCCAACGAGATgttcttcattcttcaataTCATGGACCTACGACAAATCCGACCCCTTAGCTTCGCAATCCAACAAGCCAACCTTCTGGTCCCGCTTTGATTACGTTCTCCTCGAACCTGCCGAAGCAGACGCCCTAGTTTCACTATCCGGCTCCGGAACTGAATACGCCCACGCAAGTACGTATGCATGGAAGACCGTGGACTCCATAACCGGGTTTGCAGGGTTACGTGTTCTGAAACAGGGGGAGGAAGCAGCGggcgttgttgaggaggggattTTAAGAGCTATCCTGGGCCCGAAGGCGGATGAACTAGGTGTTGTGGGTCTTTGGGAGAATATTAGGGATGGTTTGAGGAGGGTTGTTACGAAGGGTTGGTGGGTTGAGGTTAGGACGGAAGAGAGAATTAGAATTTTGGCGAGGGTGCGGTGA
- a CDS encoding YOS1 family protein (COG:U;~EggNog:ENOG410PRZ5;~InterPro:IPR013880;~PFAM:PF08571;~TransMembrane:2 (o6-24i65-84o)), with product MSFFGLGRLVYVIILITNSIAILSEDRFLARIGWGRTQADPAFGAAYDSTSVKAKTINLIASVRTVMRIPLIAINTIIIVYELILG from the exons ATGTCGTTCTTCGGTCTCGGAAGACTCGTCTACG TGATAATCCTCATAACCAACTCCATCGCAATCCTCTCCGAAGACCGCTTTCTCGCACGAA TTGGATGGGGGCGCACGCAAGCGGACCCTGCCTTCGGCGCCGCCTACGACAGCACAAGCGTGAAAGCAAAGACCATAAACCTGATTGCTAGTGTGAGGACAGTGATGCGGA TACCCCTAATCGCGATTAATACAATAATCATCGTCTATGAACTCATCTTAGGATGA
- the creB gene encoding ubiquitin C-terminal hydrolase CreB (COG:O;~EggNog:ENOG410PG83;~InterPro:IPR018200,IPR028889,IPR038765,IPR001394;~MEROPS:MER0014642;~PFAM:PF00443;~go_function: GO:0004843 - thiol-dependent ubiquitin-specific protease activity [Evidence IEA];~go_process: GO:0006511 - ubiquitin-dependent protein catabolic process [Evidence IEA];~go_process: GO:0016579 - protein deubiquitination [Evidence IEA]) — protein MGSILRSFRKDVGSTAPPVGVPPPKKEPQPLPMTPLEKMLTELGPIRTDGSDKFFGMENFGNTCYCNSILQCLYYSVPFRDAVLNYPKRTPIESLEAALAKALRYQDPNARQEAEALAEKQKAANSPRPGQPPNPQQKPEDKDSPEYKKKIALQSLPLLETANNAPSYGIPESLFSSLKDIFESVVGSQSRIGIIRPQHFLEVLRRENEMFRTAMHQDAHEFLNLLLNQVVSNVEDAASRLPLENPTPAIESSESLQPSSSSGSKTPNTTRWVHELFEGLLTSETQCLTCEKASQRDEVFLDLSVDLEQHASVTSCLRKFSAEEMLCERNKFHCDNCGGLQEAEKRMKIKRLPRILALHLKRFKYTEDLQRLQKLFHRVVYPYHLRLFNTTDDAEDPDRLYELYAVVVHIGGGPYHGHYVSIIKTQDRGWLLFDDEMVEPVDKNYVRNFFGDKPGLACAYVLFYQETTMEAVMKEQEQENMEPPVDLNAATMKQNGFANSPALSHVHSASQIPTYEDHDRFTGLKRAPTAPQLSTHPEHTDAENVPSAAPSQPPISSLPPVPPIPETPSSPLASRKSDAQLKKQHAREEKEREKERKAAEKEKEKQRRKETETKYKDRQRREDDELKAALEASKATKDDEDRRNHTENGSSRKSTGGLGRFRSLSHRLGKDKDHRSSLPPIPALPNGDHSSSKVSSDQGHPEPPPQPSPRPDSQPMNDLLRSPRPEAPPSSPPKEQEPIKNPKHERSSHGKWRSFSLRKKSFIS, from the exons ATGGGGTCAATTCTAAGAAGTTTTCGAAAAGATGTG GGATCTACCGCACCTCCAGTTGGGGTACCTCCTCCGAAGAAGGAGCCCCAACCGCTCCCGATGACTCCGTTAGAGAAAATGCTCACTGAGCTGGGTCCGATCCGAACAGATGGCAGTGATAAGTTCTTTGGAATGGAAAAT TTCGGAAACACATG TTACTGTAACTCGATTTTACAATGTCTTTACTACTCAGTCCCTTTTCGAGATGCCGTTCTCAATTACCCCAAACGAACCCCGATCGAGAGCTTAGAAGCTGCGCTGGCAAAGGCCCTCCGATACCAAGATCCAAATGCGcgccaggaagctgaggcgCTGGCAGAAAAGCAGAAAGCAGCCAATTCTCCGCGGCCTGGGCAGCCCCCGAACCCGCAACAGAAGCCCGAAGATAAAGATTCGCCGGAGTacaagaagaagatagcTTTACAGTCACTACCTCTCCTGGAGACGGCTAATAATGCCCCCAGCTACGGCATACCGGAATCATTATTTAGTTCGTTGAAGGACATTTTTGAATCTGTCGTTGGGAGTCAATCTCGAATAGGGATTATCCGGCCGCAACATTTCTTGGAGGTGCTCCGCCGCGAAAATGAGATGTTTCGGACAGCCATGCACCAAGACGCACATGAATTTCTTAACCTTTTGCTTAATCAAGTTGTTTCAAATGTGGAAGATGCAGCATCTCGTCTTCCATTAGAGAACCCTACCCCCGCGATCGAGAGCTCGGAATCCCTTCAACCATCGTCGAGTTCAGGTTCCAAAACACCCAACACTACTCGCTGGGTTCATGAATTGTTTGAGGGACTTTTGACTTCCGAAACACAATGTCTCACATGTGAAAAGGCTTCTCAACGCGATGAAGTATTTCTGGATTTATCTGTGGATTTGGAGCAACATGCCTCGGTTACTTCATGTTTAAGGAAATTTTCGGCGGAGGAAATGTTATGTGAAAGAAACAAGTTTCACTGTGACAATTGTGGGGGTctgcaagaagcagagaagaggatgaagatcaaACGGCTTCCCCGGATATTGGCTTTGCACCTCAAACGCTTCAAGTATACCGAAGATCTGCAACGGCTCCAAAAACTTTTCCATCGAGTTGTTTACCCCTACCATCTTCGCCTCTTTAACACAACCGATGACGCCGAAGACCCCGATCGTCTTTACGAATTGTATGCGGTGGTTGTCCACATTGGTGGTGGTCCTTATCATGGTCACTATGTTTCTATCATCAAGACTCAGGATAGAGGGTGGCTGCTATTTGACGATGAAATGGTGGAACCTGTGGATAAGAACTATGTTCGCAACTTTTTCGGTGACAAGCCCGGTTTAGCCTGTGCGTATGTGCTTTTCTACCAGGAGACAACTATGGAAGCCGTGAtgaaggagcaggagcaggaaaaCATGGAGCCTCCCGTCGATTTAAATGCTGCCACGATGAAGCAAAATGGCTTCGCCAATTCGCCCGCTCTTTCTCACGTTCATAGCGCCTCCCAGATTCCAACATACGAGGACCATGACCGCTTCACGGGTCTGAAGCGAGCCCCAACCGCACCTCAGCTGTCTACACATCCTGAACACACCGACGCAGAAAATGTaccttctgctgctccttctcaaccccccATTTCTTCGCTACCTCCCGTCCCGCCAATTCCTGAAACGCCCTCGAGCCCACTAGCATCCCGAAAAAGTGACGCACAGTTAAAGAAACAGCATgccagagaagagaaggagcgaGAGAAGGAACGCAAAGcggctgagaaggagaaagaaaaacaacGTCGGAAAGAAACTGAGACAAAATATAAGGATAGACAACGGcgcgaagacgatgaactgAAGGCTGCTCTCGAGGCGAGCAAAGCTACgaaggacgacgaggatcgACGCAATCACACTGAGAATGGGTCTTCTAGGAAATCCACTGGAGGCCTTGGCCGATTCAGGAGTCTCAGCCACCGCTTAGGCAAAGACAAAGACCATCGCTCTTCTTTACCACCCATTCCAGCATTGCCGAATGGCGATCATTCCTCGAGCAAAGTCTCAAGCGACCAAGGGCATCCAGAACCCCCGCCCCAACCATCACCGCGGCCAGATTCACAACCAATGAATGACCTTCTACGTTCACCCCGGCCTGAGGCCCCTCCGAGTTCGCCGCCTAAAGAGCAAGAACCCATCAAAAATCCGAAGCACGAACGCTCGAGTCACGGCAAGTGGCGAAGTTTCAGCCTTAGGAAAAAATCGTTCATTTCGTGA
- the COQ6 gene encoding putative ubiquinone biosynthesis monooxgenase (Coq6) (BUSCO:EOG09261031;~COG:H;~EggNog:ENOG410PFEE;~InterPro:IPR018168,IPR036188,IPR002938,IPR000689, IPR010971;~PFAM:PF01494;~go_function: GO:0004497 - monooxygenase activity [Evidence IEA];~go_function: GO:0016709 - oxidoreductase activity, acting on paired donors, with incorporation or reduction of molecular oxygen, NAD(P)H as one donor, and incorporation of one atom of oxygen [Evidence IEA];~go_function: GO:0050660 - flavin adenine dinucleotide binding [Evidence IEA];~go_function: GO:0071949 - FAD binding [Evidence IEA];~go_process: GO:0006744 - ubiquinone biosynthetic process [Evidence IEA];~go_process: GO:0055114 - oxidation-reduction process [Evidence IEA]), with protein MRPIRASAIRPYVCPSCRSSRVFNQRRFGTNPAPVTDVYDVVCVGGGPAGLALLAALRASPATAKLKVALVESQDLDKARSWKLGPQQFSNRVSSLTPSSVSFLQRIGAWDHLDVARTQPYQGMEVWDGETGSKISFDWSAETSPFEDLRTVATMTENANLVHALLSRIATSGDENLSIFSKSTVSSIENGTADGPDGADLSAWPVLSIAPAGNAAESTASSSRIAARLLVGADGINSPVRRYADIATDGWDYQRHGIVATLSLADKVPPLFPIGTRTAYQRFLPSLGGPIALLPLPNNNATLVWSTTVENAAYLKSLSPGAFISMVNAAFRLSMPDLQYMLSMERPSTSVTDLDEDPHESELTWRLQHTPSVPHLPPMVTGVQEGTVASFPLRFRHASTYISPRVALVGDAAHVIHPLAGQGLNLGLGDVASLSNTIEYAVNHGMDVGDVLTLEHYTADRWATNAKIGGTCDMLHKLYNVPGQGPVAWGRSLGFEIIDRLPFVKGFLMRNADS; from the exons ATGCGGCCAATTCGAGCTTCGGCCATCCGGCCGTACGTTTGCCCATCGTGCCGTTCATCGCGTGTCTTCAATCAGAGGAGATTTGGCACAAACCCAGCTCCGGTAACAGATGTCTACGATGTAGTCTGCGTTGGAGGTGGCCCTGCTGGTTTGGCGCTTCTGGCTGCTCTCC GTGCATCGCCTGCGACCGCGAAGTTGAAGGTCGCCCTAGTCGAATCGCAAGACCTAGACAAAGCCCGTTCTTGGAAGCTCGGCCCGCAACAGTTTTCCAACCGAGTCAGCAGCCTTACACCCTCATCCGTGTCGTTCTTGCAGAGGATTGGGGCCTGGGATCACTTGGATGTCGCGCGGACGCAGCCGTACCAGGGCATGGAGGTTTGGGATGGAGAAACGGGGTCGAAGATCTCGTTCGACTGGTCCGCGGAAACTTCACCATTCGAAGACCTCCGCACCGTTGCAACAATGACGGAGAACGCCAATCTCGTACACGCCCTCCTTTCGCGGATAGCTACGTCCGGTGACGAGAACCTTTCCATATTTTCTAAATCCACTGTATCCTCGATCGAGAATGGCACTGCGGACGGGCCGGACGGTGCGGACCTCTCGGCGTGGCCAGTACTCTCCATTGCACCAGCTGGAAACGCGGCTGAGTCTACGGCATCATCCTCTCGAATCGCTGCAAGGCTTCTAGTCGGAGCGGATGGTATCAATAGCCCCGTCCGTCGGTACGCCGACATTGCTACAGACGGCTGGGATTATCAACGTCACGGAATCGTCGCAACCCTTTCTCTCGCCGATAAAGTTCCACCTCTGTTCCCTATCGGCACAAGGACAGCGTACCAGCGGTTCCTACCTTCCCTCGGCGGTCCGATTGCCCTACTCCCGCTGCCGAATAACAATGCCACGTTGGTTTGGTCCACGACGGTCGAGAATGCGGCCTACCTCAAGTCACTGTCCCCAGGAGCATTCATATCCATGGTGAACGCAGCCTTCCGCTTATCTATGCCTGATCTTCAGTACATGCTGAGCATGGAGCGTCCATCCACTTCCGTCACCGACCTAGACGAAGACCCGCACGAGAGCGAATTAACCTGGCGCCTCCAACACACCCCTTCCGTCCCTCACCTCCCGCCTATGGTCACAGGCGTCCAGGAAGGCACTGTAGCTTCATTTCCCCTCCGCTTCCGGCACGCATCAACATACATCTCCCCTCGCGTAGCCCTAGTCGGCGATGCAGCGCACGTCATCCACCCGTTAGCCGGACAGGGCCTCAACCTCGGTCTCGGCGATGTAGCATCACTCTCCAACACGATCGAATACGCAGTAAACCACGGGATGGATGTCGGCGATGTCCTCACGCTTGAGCATTACACTGCTGACCGGTGGGCCACCAATGCAAAGATCGGCGGCACTTGCGATATGCTGCACAAACTATACAATGTTCCAGGCCAGGGGCCCGTCGCGTGGGGGCGGAGCTTGGGCTTCGAGATCATCGATCGATTGCCGTTCGTGAAGGGATTCCTGATGAGGAATGCGGACTCGTGA
- a CDS encoding uncharacterized protein (COG:S;~EggNog:ENOG410Q1B0), producing the protein MTSGITRSPRAAAAGAPDSASPSRQPATNPAQSSSSPSTATTQPQSSPQPAFLGLGPNFAHDPKAPFTVSYDQEVYLQLMAGEEDAVQTGVAPGSSGSGSGSGTGGPSAGNGTAGTKKNTLKTPTQIYREEWVRRALNPAISDPRGEPSSIDFECAETQKARDRF; encoded by the exons ATGACTTCAGGCATCACCAGATCTCCCCgagctgccgctgctggggcACCCGATTCAGCCTCACCTTCTCGTCAGCCCGCAACAAACCCAGCacaatcctcatcctcgccatccaccgccaccacacAACCACAATCCAGCCCGCAGCCAGCCTTCCTAGGCCTCGGCCCCAATTTTGCCCATGACCCAAAGGCCCCCTTCACCGTGAGCTACGACCAAGAGGTCTATCTCCAGCTGATggcaggcgaagaggatgcagTGCAGACTGGCGTGGCTCCGGGTTCATCgggatcaggatcaggatcaggaacGGGGGGACCTAGTGCCGGAAACGGAACAGCTGGGACAAAGAAGAATACCTTGAAAACGCCGACTCAGATATACCGCGAG GAATGGGTCCGGCGCGCCTTGAACCCAGCGATTTCTGATCCGAGGGGCGAACCGAGCTCGATTGATTTTGAGTGTGCGGAAACGCAAAAGGCAAGGGATAGGTTCTGA
- the SNX4 gene encoding sorting nexin-4 (BUSCO:EOG09261PNZ;~COG:U;~EggNog:ENOG410PFJX;~InterPro:IPR027267,IPR001683,IPR036871,IPR015404;~PFAM:PF09325,PF00787;~go_function: GO:0035091 - phosphatidylinositol binding [Evidence IEA]): MDNDDFDSVSWRHGPDSDSSRPTTSGIDAEESHESRHDPNGKRRMSSASEAPQAGPHADALDLAGIGDGVLECRVDTPMKENDGTKDVYISYLVSTHTDFKSFQKSDFTVRRRFTDFFFLYNTLYRDYHACAVPPLPDKHKMEYVRGDRFGPEFTTRRAWSLHRFLKRLTLHPVLRRAPLLAIFLESGDWNAHMRMRSSRTSTSGSDGGGAGIFDNFTDSFVNAFTKVHKPDRRFIEVKEKADKLDEDLNHVEKIVARVARRESDLETDYNELATQFRKLVPLEPDVEVPLQVFAASVEETARGIKNLKDHTDQNYLGSLRDMEAYILSVKALLKSREQKQLDFEALVEYRNKAAAERESLETNPSSYYASNPLTSSPASFIRSKMEDMRGVDHEQSRRERMRKLEIKIEELTREVETAKTTSEMFDEEVVREVADFERIKSVEFQDSMGALAEQHIEFYQGVLNTWERFVAEMEGDLEENVDNPHYAQGEAGGR; this comes from the exons ATGGACAACGACGACTTTGACAGCGTCTCGTGGCGCCACGGGCCGGACAGCGATAGTTCCCGGCCTACAACCTCCGGAATAGATGCAGAAGAATCTCATGAGTCTCGTCACGACCCCAATGGCAAGCGGCGGATGAGCTCAGCAAGTGAGGCACCCCAGGCGGGGCCACACGCCGACGCCTTGGATCTGGCAGGTATCGGGGATGGAGTGTTGGAATGTCGGGTAGACACGCCTATGAAGGAAAATGACGGTACCAAGGATGTATACATATCGTATCTGGTATCTACACAT ACCGATTTCAAGTCTTTCCAAAAATCCGATTTTACTGTGCGCAGACGATTTACAgacttcttttttctctacAACACACTCTACCGAGATTACCATGCGTGTGCGGTGCCGCCACTGCCAGATAAGCACAAGATGGAATACGTTCGAGGAGACCGATTCGGGCCCGAATTTACCACGCGGAGAGCTTGGTCTCTACATCGCTTTCTGAAACGCTTAACGCTACATCCGGTCCTGCGCAGGGCTCCTTTGCTAGCTATTTTCTTGGAGTCGGGTGATTGGAATGCACATATGCGAATGCGATCATCCCGGACCTCAACTAGTGGGTCTGATGGTGGCGGAGCGGGAATATTCGATAATTTTACCGACTCTTTCGTGAATGCGTTTACCAAGGTTCATAAACCAGATCGCCGATTTATtgaggtgaaggagaaggccgaCAAGCTGGACGAGGATCTCAACCATGTCGAGAAAATCGTGGCGCGGGTTGCCCGTCGGGAGTCAGACTTGGAGACAGATTACAACGAACTGGCCACGCAGTTCCGCAAGCTTGTCCCGCTGGAGCCGGACGTTGAAGTACCGCTGCAAGTGTTTGCCGCTTCTGTTGAAGAAACGGCACGAGGAATCAAGAATCTCAAAGACCACACGGACCAAAATTACTTAGGTTCACTCCGCGATATGGAAGCATACATCTTATCAGTTAAAGCACTTCTGAAGAGCCGCGAACAAAAGCAGCTCGATTTTGAAGCGCTGGTCGAGTACCGGAACAAAGCGGCGGCGGAGCGGGAATCCCTCGAGACAAACCCCTCTTCGTATTATGCCTCGAACCCTCTTACCTCATCCCCGGCCTCATTTATTCGGTCGAAGATGGAGGACATGCGCGGGGTGGACCACGAACAGTCACGCCGTGAGCGAATGCGCAAACTCGAAATAaagatcgaggagctcaCCCGCGAAGTGGAAACCGCCAAAACCACCTCGGAGATGTTTGATGAAGAGGTTGTGCGCGAGGTTGCAGACTTTGAGAGGATCAAATCAGTCGAGTTTCAGGATTCCATGGGGGCGCTCGCAGAGCAACACATTGAGTTTTACCAAGGTGTGCTCAACACCTGGGAGCGGTTCGTTGCCGAGATGGAGGGTGATCTAGAAGAGAACGTTGACAACCCCCATTACGCACAAGGTGAGGCTGGGGGCAGGTAG